In one window of Duganella dendranthematis DNA:
- a CDS encoding alpha/beta hydrolase: MRVNNVVLVHGAFVDGSGWEAVYKLLTAQGYHVHIVQHPTISLAADVAATKAVLDLQDGPVVLVGHSYGGVVITEAGHHAKVARLVYLAAFAPDCGESVQKLCAMPLPGAPLPPMLAPVRGFLRLDQAKFAYAYAADLQAERAAFLASAQQPLGLDAFTGEVGMPAWRSRPSWYLVASADNMIAPLAQQLMAQRAGAAVTEARSSHAVHESHPGAVAELIDRAARYLR, translated from the coding sequence ATGCGCGTCAATAATGTCGTGCTGGTGCATGGGGCGTTTGTCGATGGCAGCGGCTGGGAAGCGGTCTACAAGCTGCTGACAGCGCAGGGCTACCATGTGCACATCGTCCAGCACCCCACCATCTCGCTGGCGGCCGACGTGGCGGCGACCAAGGCTGTGCTCGATTTGCAGGACGGTCCGGTGGTGCTGGTCGGCCATTCCTATGGCGGTGTGGTGATTACCGAAGCGGGCCACCATGCCAAGGTGGCGCGGCTGGTTTACCTGGCCGCGTTCGCGCCCGACTGCGGCGAATCGGTGCAAAAGCTGTGCGCCATGCCGTTGCCCGGCGCGCCGCTGCCGCCGATGCTGGCGCCGGTGCGCGGCTTTCTGCGGCTGGACCAGGCCAAGTTTGCCTACGCTTACGCCGCCGACCTGCAGGCCGAACGCGCCGCTTTCCTGGCCAGCGCGCAGCAGCCGCTGGGACTGGACGCCTTCACCGGCGAGGTCGGCATGCCGGCGTGGCGCTCCAGGCCCAGCTGGTATCTGGTGGCCAGCGCAGACAATATGATCGCGCCGCTGGCGCAACAGCTGATGGCGCAGCGCGCCGGCGCCGCCGTGACCGAAGCGCGCAGCAGCCATGCGGTGCATGAATCCCATCCCGGCGCCGTGGCCGAGCTGATCGACCGGGCCGCGCGCTACCTGCGCTAG
- a CDS encoding MFS transporter, with amino-acid sequence MDAIARPAALALRSLSLAYFVQATGALSVVGSLAAIATEWGLSDAQTALLITVFGVTFALAAPLLQVAFGHLPRRRQVLIGLAVFSSAALAFALAPDYRALLVARVVMGLGAALIGPVLGALAAGLVEPKQQGSAIAMVLLGLSMAGLVGMPLSAWMAQAWGARPLFVAVAAAGLLTVVLIRLAVPAQAGGQAISLTTLGRVLTDPVLLPAYLVVFFIAAGAYTTYAFIAPIIRDVFHGSAHTVSAGMAVLGVAGVLGNLFVVRAARRYSADAMLLAGMGLLALDLVLLLLAPPTLALLFGVLLLWAFATDIVWPSQQRRIVELSAALRGVALAVTASFVFAGIAFGSALAGLLYARYGYHANLLGSLALLLLAAAFLALSARRAQLPGWSHGAE; translated from the coding sequence ATGGACGCCATCGCCCGCCCTGCGGCACTGGCGCTGCGCTCGCTGAGCCTGGCGTACTTCGTGCAGGCCACCGGCGCGCTGTCGGTGGTCGGCAGTCTGGCGGCGATTGCCACCGAATGGGGACTCAGCGACGCCCAGACCGCGCTGCTGATCACCGTGTTCGGCGTCACCTTCGCGCTGGCGGCGCCGCTGTTGCAGGTGGCGTTCGGCCATCTGCCGCGGCGCCGCCAGGTGCTGATCGGGCTGGCGGTGTTCAGCAGCGCGGCGCTGGCCTTCGCGCTGGCGCCGGACTATCGCGCGCTGCTGGTGGCGCGGGTGGTGATGGGACTGGGCGCAGCGCTGATCGGCCCGGTGCTGGGCGCGCTGGCGGCCGGTCTGGTCGAACCGAAGCAACAGGGCAGCGCGATCGCCATGGTGCTGCTGGGCCTGAGCATGGCCGGACTGGTGGGCATGCCGCTGTCGGCCTGGATGGCGCAAGCCTGGGGCGCGCGGCCGCTGTTCGTCGCGGTCGCCGCCGCCGGTCTGCTGACGGTGGTGCTGATTCGCCTGGCAGTGCCGGCACAGGCCGGCGGCCAGGCGATTTCGCTGACCACGCTGGGACGGGTGCTGACCGATCCGGTGCTGTTGCCGGCCTACCTGGTGGTGTTCTTCATCGCCGCCGGCGCCTACACCACCTATGCGTTCATCGCGCCGATCATCCGCGACGTCTTCCATGGCAGCGCACATACGGTCTCGGCCGGCATGGCGGTGCTGGGCGTGGCCGGTGTGCTGGGCAATCTGTTCGTGGTGCGGGCGGCCCGCCGCTACAGCGCCGACGCCATGCTGCTGGCCGGCATGGGCTTGCTGGCGCTGGACCTGGTGCTGCTGTTGCTGGCGCCGCCGACGCTGGCCCTGCTGTTCGGCGTACTGCTGTTATGGGCCTTCGCCACCGACATCGTCTGGCCATCGCAGCAGCGCCGCATCGTGGAATTGTCGGCCGCACTGCGCGGCGTGGCGCTGGCGGTGACGGCGTCGTTTGTGTTTGCCGGCATCGCCTTCGGTTCGGCGCTGGCCGGCCTGCTGTATGCGCGCTATGGCTACCACGCCAACCTGCTCGGTTCGTTGGCCCTGTTGCTGCTGGCCGCTGCCTTCCTGGCCTTGTCGGCGCGCCGCGCGCAACTGCCCGGCTGGTCCCACGGAGCCGAGTAG
- a CDS encoding SDR family oxidoreductase, protein MKTSGNTIFITGGGSGIGRGIAEAFHKLGNQVIISGRRKALLDEVTKANPGMHSVELDIQDPQQITAVAAQLVKDFPTLNVLFNNAGIMPFDDAAGAIDDATAVATITTNLLGPVRMTSALLPHLKRQRDAVVIHNSSVLAFVPLAGNAVYSATKAAIHSYALSQRFALAGSGVRVVEIAPPWVDTDLVHKSGDPRAMPLPAFVADTMQGLAQGRDEVYIDGIKALRDNPGSGEHGFVQAFNQDMKDNPIPVGH, encoded by the coding sequence ATGAAAACCAGCGGCAATACGATCTTCATCACCGGCGGCGGCTCCGGCATCGGTCGCGGCATCGCCGAGGCCTTCCACAAACTGGGCAACCAGGTCATCATCAGTGGCCGCCGCAAGGCGCTGCTGGACGAGGTGACCAAGGCCAATCCCGGCATGCATAGCGTCGAGCTGGACATCCAGGACCCGCAGCAGATCACCGCCGTGGCGGCGCAACTGGTCAAGGATTTCCCGACCCTGAACGTGCTGTTCAACAATGCCGGCATCATGCCGTTTGACGACGCCGCCGGCGCCATCGACGATGCCACCGCCGTCGCCACCATCACCACCAACCTGTTGGGTCCGGTGCGCATGACGTCGGCGCTGCTGCCGCACCTCAAGCGGCAGCGGGATGCGGTGGTGATCCACAACTCGTCGGTGCTGGCCTTTGTGCCGCTGGCCGGCAACGCGGTGTACTCCGCCACCAAGGCCGCCATCCACTCCTACGCCCTGTCGCAGCGTTTTGCGCTGGCCGGCAGCGGCGTGCGGGTGGTGGAAATCGCTCCGCCATGGGTCGATACCGACTTGGTCCACAAGAGCGGCGACCCGCGCGCCATGCCGCTGCCGGCCTTCGTCGCCGACACCATGCAGGGTCTGGCGCAAGGCCGCGATGAAGTCTATATCGATGGCATCAAGGCGCTGCGCGACAACCCCGGCTCCGGCGAGCACGGCTTTGTTCAGGCCTTCAACCAGGACATGAAGGACAATCCGATCCCGGTGGGCCACTAA